Proteins from a genomic interval of Desulfofustis limnaeus:
- a CDS encoding acyl-CoA dehydrogenase family protein — translation MERFLTEEQQMIVDTARQITDKLIIPRRAELDEKHEFPRDILKAMAQADLFGIPIPEEFGGFGGSCFDIVLALEEIGRGCIGVGTAFAASALGIYPIMISGSQEMKEKYLPDVASGKKFAAFGLTEANAGSDASGIRTTAVLDDDHWVLNGTKQWITNGGEAQIYTVVAITDKSKGARGASMFVVEEGDPGFSCGPKEIKMGIRASSTTELIFKDCRIPKDRLIGRQGTGFITVMKTLDSSRPGIAALGVGLAQGAVDMAVTYAKQREQFGKPIISFQAIQHLLADMATGVEAARALTYTAARHIDAHPKDMSKASSMCKVFATDMAMKVTTDAVQVMGGYGYMCHYPAEKMMRDAKILQIYEGTNQVQRNVIGQELNKEYNK, via the coding sequence ATGGAAAGGTTCTTGACCGAGGAACAGCAGATGATCGTCGACACCGCTCGGCAGATCACCGATAAACTGATTATCCCACGACGGGCGGAGCTTGACGAAAAGCATGAGTTCCCTCGCGACATCCTCAAGGCCATGGCCCAGGCCGATTTGTTCGGCATCCCTATTCCCGAGGAGTTTGGCGGTTTCGGCGGCAGCTGTTTCGATATCGTCCTGGCTTTGGAAGAAATCGGCCGCGGCTGCATCGGCGTCGGCACTGCCTTTGCTGCCAGCGCCCTGGGCATTTACCCGATTATGATCAGCGGTTCCCAGGAGATGAAGGAGAAATATCTGCCTGACGTGGCCTCAGGCAAGAAATTTGCCGCTTTTGGTCTGACCGAGGCCAATGCCGGGTCGGATGCCTCGGGGATCCGCACCACGGCCGTGCTGGACGACGACCACTGGGTCCTGAACGGCACCAAACAATGGATTACCAACGGCGGCGAAGCCCAGATTTACACGGTGGTGGCCATCACCGACAAGAGCAAGGGCGCCCGGGGCGCTTCGATGTTCGTGGTGGAGGAAGGCGACCCCGGTTTTTCCTGCGGTCCGAAGGAGATCAAGATGGGCATCCGGGCCTCTTCAACCACCGAGCTGATCTTCAAGGACTGCCGGATTCCCAAGGACCGGCTCATCGGCCGGCAAGGGACCGGTTTCATCACCGTGATGAAGACGCTCGATTCGAGCCGCCCGGGCATTGCCGCCCTTGGTGTCGGACTGGCCCAGGGGGCAGTGGACATGGCTGTCACCTACGCTAAACAACGGGAGCAATTCGGCAAGCCGATCATCAGTTTCCAGGCCATCCAGCACCTGCTGGCCGATATGGCCACCGGCGTTGAAGCGGCGCGGGCACTCACCTACACCGCGGCACGCCATATCGACGCCCATCCGAAAGACATGTCCAAGGCCTCATCCATGTGCAAGGTTTTTGCCACCGACATGGCCATGAAGGTGACCACCGACGCCGTGCAGGTGATGGGTGGTTACGGCTATATGTGCCATTATCCGGCGGAAAAGATGATGCGTGATGCCAAGATCCTGCAGATCTACGAGGGAACCAACCAGGTGCAGCGCAACGTCATCG